In Ictalurus furcatus strain D&B chromosome 23, Billie_1.0, whole genome shotgun sequence, a single window of DNA contains:
- the LOC128599973 gene encoding uncharacterized protein LOC128599973, translated as MASNDRIWKNGTSSRHCEYKYCERKHVRLTDIKEDFNNDRYLGKKNIPSYPDCIFNVANVCHVTDKRGLHGIFEEEGFKGHDNFLWWSLSVTDDDIACAKTNDFDSPQKNLKKFTTSPAFRSESRYGNFRFTFNLKELLRIYSKEYCHRTAPILRVLDTRLYKQEIVYSVLVHPRYMTHYRKYPRLPFDDKHLCGYSQGHMSWCCQSPSDNYKHSQEVNDEEGEYFRWDHVVVAFHMKRGWVLPVNHSRLFEKLRACEVDSVNLLREPQKKMSLREAEAEIETLKNIYF; from the exons ATGGCTAGTAATGACAG aatATGGAAAAATGGCACAAGTTCCAGACACTGTGAATACAAATACTGTGAAAGGAAGCATGTGAGATTAACCGATATAAAAGAGGACTTCAATAATGACCGCTACCTGGGGAAGAAAAACATTCCCAGTTATCCTGACTGTATCTTCAATGTGGCCAATGTTTGCCATGTAACTGACAAGCGTGGTCTTCATGGAATCTTCGAAGAGGAAGGATTCAAAGGGCATGATAACTTCCTGTGGTGGAGCCTTTCAGTGACTGATGATGACATTGCCTGTGCTAAGACCAATGACTTCgactccccccaaaaaaacttgAAAAAGTTCACCACTTCACCTGCATTCCGGAGTGAATCCCGTTATGGCAACTTCCGCTTCACTTTTAATCTAAAAGAGCTCCTGAGGATATACAGCAAGGAGTACTGCCACAGAACTGCTCCGATTCTGCGTGTGTTAGACACACGACTCTACAAGCAAGAGATTGTCTATTCAGTTTTGGTGCATCCACGATATATGACGCACTATAGGAAATACCCTCGCCTACCCTTTGATGATAAACATTTGTGTGGATACAGCCAAGGGCATATGTCCTGGTGCTGCCAGTCTCCTTCAGATAACTATAAACACAGCCAGGAGGTGAATGATGAGGAAGGTGAATATTTTAGATGGGATCATGTAGTCGTGGCCTTCCACATGAAGCGGGGTTGGGTACTGCCTGTAAATCACAGTAGGCTCTTTGAAAAATTGCGTGCATGCGAGGTGGATTCAGTAAATCTGTTAAGagagccacaaaaaaaaatgtctctcCGTGAGGCTGAGGCAGAAATCGAGACATTGAAAAATATCTATTTTTGA